A stretch of the Oncorhynchus mykiss isolate Arlee chromosome 23, USDA_OmykA_1.1, whole genome shotgun sequence genome encodes the following:
- the LOC110502502 gene encoding homeobox protein HMX2-like: MSTTEDNGSKCSSAPISTFTIQSILGKSSEKPRSGAKESSKGLQLARTRLLSVSSEEECSGGEDSADCFCSDPGHREPCNQHQPLNFSCLGATKGLISGHDGIARRPHLTQPLLQDYKEEQERPCIPMSPISEERQTDGADKQTNSSKKKTRTVFSRSQVYQLESTFDMKRYLSSSERACLASSLQLTETQVKTWFQNRRNKWKRQLSAELEAANMAHASAQTLVGMPLVFRENSLLRVPVPRSIAFPTPLYYPGSSLQGLPLYNLYNKIEY; this comes from the exons ATGAGTACCACAGAAGACAACGGAAGCAAGTGCTCTTCGGCCCCGATTTCCACCTTCACTATTCAGTCGATATTGGGCAAGTCTTCGGAGAAGCCACGGTCCGGGGCGAAGGAGAGTTCCAAGGGACTGCAGCTGGCGAGGACGCGCTTGCTCTCGGTTTCTTCGGAAGAGGAGTGCAGCGGTGGGGAGGACTCTGCAGACTGTTTCTGCTCGGATCCTGGTCACAGAGAGCCATGCAACCAACATCAACCACTTAATTTTTCATGTTTAG GTGCAACCAAGGGACTTATTTCAGGCCATGACGGGATTGCACGGCGACCGCACTTGACACAGCCTCTGCTGCAGGATTACAAAGAGGAACAAGAGAGACCATGCATTCCAATGTCACCTATTtctgaggagagacagacagacggtgcGGACAAGCAGACTAACTCGTCCAAGAAGAAGACTCGTACAGTCTTCTCGCGGAGTCAGGTGTACCAGCTCGAGTCCACATTTGATATGAAGAGGTATTTGAGCAGCTCCGAGCGAGCCTGCTTGGCATCAAGTCTACAGCTAACAGAAACTCAAGTGAAGACGTGGTTTCAGAACCGCAGAAACAAATGGAAACGACAACTGTCGGCGGAACTGGAGGCTGCGAACATGGCACACGCATCCGCACAGACACTGGTCGGAATGCCGCTTGTTTTTAGAGAAAACTCCCTGCTCCGGGTACCAGTTCCAAGATCTATTGCTTTTCCAACGCCACTATACTATCCCGGCAGCAGCCTACAAGGGTTACCACTGTACAATCTGTATAACAAGATTGAATATTGA